One Sphingomonas sp. FARSPH DNA segment encodes these proteins:
- a CDS encoding thioredoxin family protein gives MMIRIPTMAAALAATVTLAAAPLAAAPAKAPRIAIASLDSLPQPLPLPYHAGDAKAEVAAARARALKAHKRLLIDLGGNWCLDCRLLAGVMDLPQMKPFVASHFEVVTVDVGRFDQNLDIPAAYGIKGRLAGVPAVLIIDPRTNRLVNAGRETALADARTLTPQALADWIAGWAG, from the coding sequence ATGATGATCCGCATCCCGACCATGGCCGCCGCGCTCGCCGCCACCGTCACGCTCGCCGCGGCGCCGCTCGCCGCCGCCCCGGCAAAGGCGCCGCGCATCGCCATCGCCAGCCTCGACAGCCTCCCCCAGCCGCTGCCGCTGCCCTATCACGCCGGCGACGCGAAGGCGGAGGTCGCGGCGGCGCGGGCGCGCGCGCTCAAGGCGCATAAACGGCTGCTGATCGATCTCGGCGGCAACTGGTGCCTCGACTGCCGCCTGCTCGCCGGCGTCATGGACCTGCCGCAGATGAAGCCCTTCGTCGCCAGCCATTTCGAGGTGGTGACCGTCGACGTCGGCCGCTTCGATCAGAACCTCGACATCCCCGCCGCCTACGGCATCAAGGGCCGTCTCGCCGGCGTCCCCGCCGTGCTGATCATCGATCCCAGGACCAACCGCCTCGTCAACGCCGGCCGCGAAACCGCCCTCGCCGACGCCCGCACGCTGACGCCGCAGGCGCTCGCCGACTGGATCGCTGGCTGGGCGGGGTGA
- the dnaJ gene encoding molecular chaperone DnaJ: MSTTVDYYELLECERDADGATLKSAYRKLAMKYHPDKNAGCKDSEAKFKAVSEAYEVLKDPQKRAAYDRYGHAAFQNGGGGGGGAQDFGAFSDIFESVFGEFMGGGRGGGRAQARRGADLRYDMEISLEEAFHGKATEITVDVSAQCETCQGSGAKPGTQATTCRHCGGHGKVRAQQGFFVVERACPVCQGSGQVIADPCADCRGDGRIERTKTLAVNVPPGVDEGTRIRLTGEGEAGPRGAPAGDLYIFLHIKRHAIFEREGTTLFARAPISFTTAALGGTLSIPGLDGRTHDIKIPAGIQSGKQLRQRGAGMPVLQGRGQGDLVIQIEVETPTRLSTRQRELLELFRETETGEECPESQGFFAKLKNVFAAE, translated from the coding sequence ATGAGCACCACAGTCGACTATTACGAGCTGCTCGAATGCGAGCGTGATGCGGACGGCGCGACGCTGAAATCCGCCTACCGCAAGCTCGCGATGAAATACCATCCGGACAAGAATGCCGGGTGCAAGGATTCCGAGGCGAAGTTCAAGGCGGTGAGCGAAGCCTATGAGGTCCTGAAGGACCCGCAGAAGCGCGCCGCCTATGACCGCTACGGCCATGCCGCCTTCCAGAACGGCGGTGGTGGTGGCGGCGGCGCGCAGGACTTCGGCGCCTTTTCCGACATCTTCGAAAGCGTCTTCGGCGAATTCATGGGCGGCGGCCGCGGTGGTGGCCGTGCGCAGGCGCGGCGCGGTGCGGACCTGCGCTACGATATGGAGATCAGCCTCGAGGAGGCGTTCCACGGCAAGGCGACCGAGATCACCGTCGACGTCTCCGCGCAATGCGAAACCTGTCAGGGCTCGGGCGCAAAGCCCGGGACGCAGGCGACGACCTGCCGCCATTGCGGCGGCCACGGCAAGGTGCGCGCGCAGCAGGGCTTCTTCGTCGTCGAGCGCGCCTGCCCGGTCTGCCAGGGCTCGGGCCAGGTGATCGCCGACCCCTGCGCCGACTGCCGCGGCGATGGCCGCATCGAACGCACCAAGACGCTCGCGGTCAACGTGCCCCCCGGCGTCGACGAAGGCACGCGCATCCGCCTGACCGGCGAGGGGGAGGCGGGGCCGCGCGGCGCGCCCGCGGGCGATCTCTACATCTTCCTCCACATCAAGCGGCACGCGATCTTCGAGCGCGAGGGCACGACATTGTTCGCGCGCGCGCCGATCAGCTTCACCACCGCCGCGCTCGGCGGCACCTTGTCGATCCCCGGCCTCGATGGCCGCACCCACGACATCAAGATTCCCGCCGGCATCCAGTCGGGCAAGCAATTGCGCCAGCGCGGTGCGGGCATGCCCGTGCTGCAGGGCCGCGGGCAGGGCGATCTCGTCATCCAGATCGAGGTCGAAACCCCCACCCGCCTCTCGACGCGCCAGCGCGAACTGCTCGAACTGTTCCGGGAAACCGAGACGGGCGAGGAATGCCCCGAAAGCCAAGGCTTCTTCGCCAAGCTTAAGAACGTCTTCGCGGCAGAATAG
- the dnaK gene encoding molecular chaperone DnaK yields the protein MAKVIGIDLGTTNSCVAVMEGGKPKVIENAEGARTTPSIVAFAKDGERLVGQPAKRQAVTNGDNTIFAVKRLIGRRFDDPITKKDTELVPYHIVRGPNGDAWVQAGGKDYSPSQISAFTLQKMKETAESYLGETVTQAVITVPAYFNDAQRQATKDAGQIAGLEVLRIINEPTAAALAYGLEKQDGKTIAVYDLGGGTFDVSILEIGDGVFEVKATNGDTFLGGEDFDNKLVDYLAEGFKKDEGIDLTKDKLALQRLKEAAEKAKIELSSAASTEVNLPFITADQNGPKHLVKTISRADLERLVDSLIQRTIEPMKKALADAGVKTADISEVVLVGGMTRMPKVREAVKNFFGKEPHTGVNPDEVVAMGAAIQAGVLQGDVKDVLLLDVTPLSLGIETLGGVFTRMIDRNTTIPTKKSQTYSTADDNQGAVTIRVFQGEREMAADNKLLGQFDLVGIPPAPRGVPQIEVTFDIDANGIVNVSAKDKGTGKEQQIRIQASGGLSDNDIEQMVRDAEQFAEEDKKRRAAAEAKNNAESLIHTTERQLADNGDKVDESLKSEIQAAIDEAKSAVESNDADRMTEKAQALAQVAMKLGQAIYEKQQQAEASPQGGAAGGEQAKADDVVDAEFSEVDDHKA from the coding sequence ATGGCTAAAGTAATCGGTATCGATCTCGGCACCACCAACAGCTGCGTCGCGGTGATGGAGGGCGGCAAGCCCAAGGTGATCGAGAACGCCGAGGGCGCGCGCACCACGCCGTCGATCGTCGCCTTCGCTAAGGACGGCGAGCGTCTGGTCGGCCAGCCGGCGAAGCGCCAGGCGGTGACCAATGGCGACAACACGATCTTCGCGGTGAAGCGCCTGATCGGTCGCCGTTTCGACGACCCGATCACCAAGAAGGACACCGAGCTGGTTCCGTACCATATCGTGCGTGGACCCAATGGCGATGCGTGGGTGCAGGCGGGCGGCAAGGACTACAGCCCGTCGCAGATCAGCGCCTTCACGCTGCAAAAGATGAAGGAAACCGCCGAGAGCTACCTCGGCGAGACGGTCACGCAGGCGGTCATCACGGTCCCGGCCTATTTCAACGACGCGCAGCGCCAGGCGACCAAGGACGCCGGCCAGATCGCCGGTCTCGAAGTGTTGCGCATCATCAACGAGCCGACCGCGGCGGCGTTGGCCTATGGCCTCGAGAAGCAGGACGGCAAGACGATCGCGGTCTACGACCTGGGCGGCGGCACCTTCGACGTCTCGATCCTCGAGATCGGCGACGGCGTGTTCGAGGTGAAGGCGACCAACGGCGATACCTTCCTTGGCGGCGAGGATTTCGACAACAAGCTGGTCGATTATCTGGCGGAAGGCTTCAAGAAGGATGAGGGCATCGACCTCACCAAGGACAAGCTCGCGCTCCAGCGCCTGAAGGAAGCCGCGGAAAAGGCGAAGATCGAACTGTCGTCGGCCGCCTCGACCGAGGTCAACCTGCCCTTCATCACCGCCGACCAGAACGGCCCGAAGCATCTCGTCAAGACGATCAGCCGCGCCGACCTGGAGCGTCTGGTCGACAGCCTGATCCAGCGCACGATCGAGCCGATGAAGAAGGCGCTCGCCGACGCCGGCGTCAAGACCGCCGACATCAGCGAAGTCGTTCTCGTCGGCGGCATGACCCGCATGCCCAAGGTGCGCGAGGCGGTGAAGAACTTCTTCGGCAAGGAGCCGCACACCGGTGTGAATCCTGACGAGGTCGTCGCGATGGGCGCTGCGATCCAGGCGGGCGTGCTGCAGGGCGACGTCAAGGACGTGCTGCTGCTCGACGTGACCCCGCTGAGCCTCGGCATCGAGACGCTGGGCGGCGTGTTCACCCGGATGATCGATCGCAACACGACGATCCCGACCAAGAAGTCGCAGACCTATTCGACCGCCGACGACAACCAGGGCGCGGTGACGATCCGCGTGTTCCAGGGCGAGCGCGAGATGGCGGCGGACAACAAGCTGCTCGGCCAGTTCGACCTCGTCGGCATCCCGCCGGCCCCGCGCGGCGTACCGCAGATCGAGGTCACGTTCGACATCGACGCCAACGGCATCGTCAACGTGTCGGCCAAGGACAAGGGCACCGGCAAGGAACAGCAGATCCGCATCCAGGCCTCGGGCGGGCTCAGCGACAACGACATCGAACAGATGGTCCGCGACGCCGAGCAGTTCGCCGAGGAAGACAAGAAGCGCCGTGCCGCGGCCGAGGCGAAGAACAACGCCGAAAGCCTGATCCACACCACGGAGCGTCAGCTCGCCGACAATGGTGACAAGGTCGACGAATCGCTGAAGTCGGAGATTCAGGCGGCGATCGACGAGGCCAAGTCGGCGGTCGAATCGAACGATGCGGATCGCATGACGGAAAAGGCGCAGGCGCTCGCGCAGGTCGCGATGAAGCTCGGCCAGGCGATCTATGAGAAGCAGCAGCAGGCCGAAGCTAGCCCGCAGGGCGGCGCGGCTGGCGGCGAGCAGGCGAAGGCGGACGACGTCGTCGATGCCGAATTCTCGGAAGTCGACGACCACAAGGCGTAA
- a CDS encoding copper chaperone PCu(A)C: protein MMVRQLIALGAAAMLAGCVKPDPLTMTDAWVRLAAVPGRPAAGYFTLHGGATPMRVVDANSDVSLRAEMHESMGGPGGMATMTPLASVPLPANAPLVFKPGGRHVMLFNVNPAVKPGDRVTLTATLDNGRRIGARAIVVAAGAPAPQF from the coding sequence ATGATGGTGCGACAGCTGATTGCCCTGGGCGCGGCGGCGATGCTGGCGGGATGCGTCAAGCCCGATCCGCTGACGATGACGGACGCGTGGGTCCGGCTCGCCGCGGTGCCGGGGCGACCGGCGGCGGGCTATTTCACGCTGCACGGCGGCGCGACGCCGATGCGCGTGGTCGATGCCAATTCCGACGTTTCGCTCCGCGCCGAAATGCATGAAAGCATGGGCGGCCCCGGCGGCATGGCGACGATGACGCCGCTCGCCAGCGTCCCCCTGCCCGCGAACGCGCCACTCGTCTTCAAGCCGGGCGGGCGGCACGTGATGCTGTTCAACGTCAATCCGGCGGTCAAGCCGGGCGACCGCGTGACGCTGACCGCGACGCTGGACAACGGACGGCGCATCGGCGCGCGCGCGATCGTGGTCGCAGCGGGCGCGCCGGCGCCGCAGTTCTGA
- a CDS encoding vgr related protein, which yields MFAPDPCHSRSLTAAELELAKTVFGTAIDYGTVRIVRRKWAFFQPRNVTMAPCGNIHFHPKGDSYRDCFASVSIGWQGHLIHELVHVWQYQRGINLVLRRHPFCRYHYTIKPGWTLDRYGLEQQAEIVRHTFLMRHGIAVPGAPPLPTMESILPFHPA from the coding sequence ATGTTTGCCCCCGACCCGTGCCATTCACGTTCGCTAACGGCCGCCGAGCTTGAACTGGCAAAAACGGTGTTCGGCACCGCCATCGACTATGGAACTGTGCGGATCGTTCGGCGCAAATGGGCCTTCTTCCAGCCGCGTAACGTTACAATGGCCCCATGCGGCAACATACATTTTCATCCGAAAGGCGACAGCTATCGCGACTGCTTCGCCAGCGTTTCGATCGGGTGGCAGGGACACCTGATCCACGAGCTGGTTCACGTCTGGCAATACCAGCGCGGCATCAATCTCGTGCTGCGCCGGCACCCATTCTGCCGTTATCACTATACGATCAAACCCGGATGGACGCTCGATCGCTACGGCCTGGAGCAGCAGGCCGAGATCGTTCGGCATACCTTCCTGATGCGTCACGGCATCGCCGTGCCCGGTGCACCGCCGCTGCCGACGATGGAAAGCATCTTACCGTTTCACCCCGCATAA
- a CDS encoding recombinase family protein, translating to MIVGYARVSSSSQSLEVQHEQLAAANCDKVFAEKRSGRSTESRDALTDAIDFVREGDVLAVTRLDRLARSVVDLHRLIDRLTAKGCGFRVLQQAGIDTTTSTGKLTLSILGAVAEFEADIRRDRQRDGIELAKVKGVYRGRKPSIDTARIETLMAAGMAPAAIAREMGIGRASIYRLMPKPSV from the coding sequence ATGATCGTCGGTTATGCACGCGTCAGTTCCAGCAGCCAGAGCCTTGAGGTCCAACACGAGCAGCTTGCCGCCGCCAACTGCGACAAGGTCTTTGCCGAGAAACGCAGCGGTCGGAGCACCGAGAGTCGCGATGCGTTAACCGATGCGATCGATTTCGTGCGCGAGGGTGATGTCCTGGCCGTGACCCGGCTTGACCGGCTCGCCCGATCGGTGGTGGACCTGCATCGACTGATTGATCGCCTGACCGCCAAGGGCTGCGGTTTCCGCGTTCTCCAGCAAGCCGGCATCGACACCACGACCAGCACCGGCAAACTTACGCTTTCGATCCTCGGTGCAGTCGCGGAGTTCGAGGCTGACATTCGCCGCGACCGTCAGCGGGATGGGATCGAGCTCGCCAAAGTGAAGGGCGTATATCGCGGGCGCAAACCCAGCATTGATACCGCCCGGATCGAAACGCTGATGGCGGCGGGGATGGCCCCTGCCGCCATCGCCCGCGAGATGGGTATCGGGCGCGCCAGCATCTATCGCTTGATGCCGAAACCGTCTGTTTAA
- a CDS encoding site-specific DNA-methyltransferase: protein MDVADKLDAYEHKGPWTNRLVLGDSLQVMNSLLEYEGMGGQVQTVYFDPPYGVKYGSNFQPFVRRRKVDHGKDEELSREPEMVKAYRDTWELGRHSYLSYLRDRCLLAKETLHESGSIFVQISDQNLGLVRDILDEVFGEENFVAVINFKTMMPLESGKIESVVDYLCWYAKSKRVMKYHNIWSRKNVGKGSEFVYADTGDNGEYRRLSSKEIEDFDNTAAKERVFKRSDLTSSGYTPSCTFPIQFEGRTFETKRGKSWRTTPEGVKRLIERKRLFVLGDKLYFKMYLRDFGYGSLINQWTDTIEFGSRSYVVQTTPTVIERCLNMTTDPGDLVLDITCGSGTTAYCAEKWGRRWISCDTSRVPIALARQRMLTSTFPWFRLKNPAQGPAGGFVYERRQNRSGEEVGGIVPRITLGSLANDQEPETINLVDKPESNDSITRVCGPFTVEATIQVAMSLEEDGTGPTSQSASSNPRAYLDRMIEVLRQSRSLQLPGNVSLELETVKPLVDREYLHAEGVARNGTEKPIAIVFGPEDGAIGSEYVFNAHTEALQQGYQQLFLFGFAIDAKAREMLAKLKLSTTYVAVTPDVVMSDLLKTSKSSEIFSITGLPDVRLDEAGKAKDGAPLHRVVIKGLDIFRPDTMETDEVKAENLPCWMLDTNYNGMAFFASQVFFPKTSAWDNLQKSLKGQFADSVWEHLAGTASEPFALGDKKRIAVKAIDERGNELMVVKSVGSAN from the coding sequence TTGGACGTTGCCGACAAGCTGGACGCTTACGAACATAAGGGGCCGTGGACCAACCGCCTTGTCCTTGGAGACTCATTGCAGGTGATGAACTCCCTGCTTGAATATGAGGGCATGGGCGGTCAGGTGCAGACTGTTTATTTTGATCCACCGTATGGCGTGAAATACGGCTCGAACTTCCAGCCGTTTGTCCGCCGCCGAAAGGTTGATCACGGTAAAGACGAAGAACTGTCCCGCGAACCCGAAATGGTGAAAGCCTATCGGGATACTTGGGAACTGGGGCGGCACTCATATCTGAGCTACCTGCGAGATCGCTGCCTCCTGGCTAAAGAGACATTGCACGAATCCGGCAGCATATTCGTGCAAATCTCCGATCAAAACCTTGGATTAGTCAGAGACATTCTTGACGAGGTTTTCGGCGAGGAAAATTTTGTTGCCGTTATCAATTTCAAGACGATGATGCCGCTGGAGTCAGGTAAGATCGAGTCGGTAGTCGATTACCTCTGCTGGTATGCGAAATCGAAGCGGGTAATGAAGTATCACAATATCTGGTCGCGAAAGAACGTCGGCAAAGGTTCGGAGTTTGTCTATGCCGACACCGGGGATAACGGCGAATACCGACGTCTTTCTAGTAAAGAAATCGAGGATTTCGATAACACCGCGGCAAAAGAGCGGGTTTTCAAGCGATCCGATCTAACATCGTCGGGTTATACGCCGTCATGCACTTTTCCCATCCAATTCGAAGGCCGGACGTTTGAAACCAAACGCGGTAAAAGCTGGCGCACAACGCCTGAAGGCGTAAAGCGTCTTATAGAAAGAAAAAGACTATTTGTCCTTGGTGATAAGCTATACTTTAAGATGTATCTGCGTGATTTCGGGTATGGGTCGCTTATCAACCAATGGACGGATACCATCGAGTTTGGAAGCCGCTCGTATGTCGTTCAGACCACCCCGACCGTCATAGAACGGTGTCTCAATATGACGACCGATCCCGGCGATCTCGTGCTGGATATAACCTGCGGATCGGGAACAACCGCGTATTGCGCGGAGAAATGGGGTCGCCGCTGGATTTCTTGCGATACGTCGCGGGTGCCTATTGCACTCGCTCGCCAGCGAATGCTGACCAGCACATTTCCGTGGTTTCGATTGAAGAATCCGGCACAAGGTCCGGCAGGCGGATTTGTTTACGAACGTCGCCAGAACCGGAGTGGAGAAGAAGTCGGCGGCATCGTTCCCCGGATCACGCTGGGGTCATTGGCGAATGACCAAGAGCCGGAAACGATCAACCTAGTGGATAAGCCGGAGTCGAATGACTCTATCACGCGCGTTTGCGGCCCGTTTACGGTTGAGGCCACTATCCAAGTGGCGATGAGTTTGGAGGAGGACGGCACGGGACCGACTTCACAATCAGCGTCAAGCAATCCGCGCGCTTACCTTGATCGGATGATCGAGGTGCTGCGCCAAAGTAGGTCGCTGCAACTACCCGGCAATGTCTCGCTGGAACTAGAAACGGTGAAGCCGCTTGTTGACCGCGAGTATCTTCATGCCGAAGGCGTCGCCCGCAACGGAACGGAGAAGCCCATCGCCATCGTGTTCGGTCCCGAAGATGGCGCTATCGGCTCCGAATATGTGTTCAACGCCCATACTGAGGCGTTGCAACAGGGCTATCAGCAGCTTTTCCTGTTCGGTTTCGCCATCGACGCCAAGGCGCGCGAGATGCTGGCGAAGTTAAAACTCTCCACCACCTACGTCGCCGTCACGCCGGATGTGGTGATGTCCGACTTGCTCAAAACCAGCAAGTCGAGCGAGATCTTCTCGATTACCGGCTTGCCGGACGTGCGGCTGGACGAAGCTGGCAAGGCGAAGGACGGAGCCCCGCTTCACCGTGTCGTCATCAAGGGGCTGGACATCTTCCGGCCCGACACGATGGAAACTGATGAGGTGAAAGCGGAAAACCTCCCGTGCTGGATGCTCGATACCAATTATAATGGCATGGCGTTCTTCGCCTCGCAGGTATTCTTCCCCAAGACGAGTGCATGGGATAACCTTCAAAAATCCCTGAAAGGTCAGTTCGCCGACAGCGTGTGGGAGCATCTCGCCGGAACCGCCAGCGAGCCGTTCGCCTTGGGCGACAAGAAGCGCATCGCCGTGAAAGCGATAGATGAGCGCGGCAACGAACTCATGGTCGTCAAATCGGTGGGGAGCGCTAACTGA